The following proteins come from a genomic window of Phycodurus eques isolate BA_2022a chromosome 9, UOR_Pequ_1.1, whole genome shotgun sequence:
- the pcdh18b gene encoding protocadherin-18b isoform X2: MGAVGNAPPSAQLRLFLLIAALNCIACKTLKYQVYEEQRVGTVIARLKEDVAEVLSKAPSSVSFRFRAMQRGSAPLLSVREEDGEISIGSKIDREKLCEQNANCSIEFDVVTLPTEYLQLFHVAVDVLDINDNSPHFSRAIVPIDLSESASVGTRIPLDGAADADVGDNALRTYSLSPNNFFKIDVRTRTDGAKYAELVVTRELDREVQSSYQLQLTASDDGVPPKSGSTLLKISVVDSNDNSPAFEAQAYVIHLLENSPLGTLLVDLNATDPDEGTNGKIVYSFSSHVPPKILETFQINPENGHITLIAKVDYESASSYELDAQARDLGPNSIPGLCKIVVKVVDVNDNKPEININLMTPGTEEVAYIAEGAPGDTFVALVRVDDGDAGLNGEVVCRLHGHGRFRLEKTYENNYMILTNSSLDREKRSEYSLTVIAEDRGSPSLSAIKHFTVQVLDDNDNAPRFEKNRYEVFKSENNSPGAYLMTVVASDPDLGTNGQVTYAVVDALVQGSPISTYVTVDPSSGAIYALRTFDHEDVGHIAFTIRARDGGAPSLSANATVLLTVLDENDNAPVIHSPSLQNHTAGLSVWKYASPGQLITTLKVTDRDAGANGEVSCAIVSGNEDGLFVMDARRCELRTNASLEQVPRDVMEIGLEVQDRGPNRLTAGALLKITLRENMDIQHPTGPGHASHDLSLVIIVSLGAVCALLLVVMLMFATARCTRENKDPKHNYNCRLAENSYQQHPKKPTRHIHKADITLVPAVNGVLPAQSHPHSPSASPPPERGTLGSRQSHHSRQSLNSLVTICSNHVAENFTLELAHTAPPVEGQYQPRPSFRGNKYTRSYRYALNEMDKFSLKDSGRGDSDAGDSDYEPGRDSPVDRLLGEGLAELYAADVHRMHPAMKLCTEECRVLGHSDQCWMPPFASPASSSSDYRSNLYIPGEEACKPTDQSPDKTPQPCIENGSGRNRSFSTFGKDLSRANIGEEEVEDDGGDEARDEDFCGTTSLLSEMSSVFQRLLPQGLDSYVQVNENQKGTSLSSISVPMTGSLDRRRGHLPGKANHSVYQQGVAAWAANTHFQNPGSGIIPSGHNQGGNYHTLKPRNKLSCQSSNHNNSQVLKNSLENSSSNPKSHSSSTVTARVSPTVQPSQAPVPIAVSLPGPSSKWLPAMEEIPENYEEDDFDSVLSHLQGKRTDSHHELVDASELVAEINKLLQDVRQS, from the exons ATGGGCGCCGTGGGCAACGCGCCCCCTTCTGCGCAACTGCGACTGTTCCTTCTGATCGCGGCTTTGAACTGCATCGCCTGCAAGACTTTAAAGTACCAAGTTTACGAAGAGCAACGCGTGGGCACCGTAATCGCGCGCTTAAAGGAAGACGTCGCCGAAGTTTTGTCCAAAGCGCCGAGCTCCGTGTCTTTCCGTTTCCGAGCCATGCAGCGGGGGAGCGCGCCGCTGCTGTCTGTGCGGGAGGAGGACGGCGAGATCAGCATCGGCTCCAAGATCGACCGCGAGAAGCTGTGCGAGCAAAATGCCAACTGTTCCATTGAATTCGACGTGGTCACGCTGCCGACGGAATATCTGCAGCTGTTCCACGTGGCGGTGGACGTGCTGGACATAAACGACAACTCCCCGCACTTCTCGCGCGCCATCGTGCCCATCGACCTCTCGGAGAGCGCGTCCGTGGGCACGCGCATCCCACTGGACGGCGCCGCGGACGCGGACGTCGGCGACAATGCGCTGCGCACGTACTCCCTCAGCCCCAACAACTTCTTTAAGATCGACGTCAGGACCAGGACGGACGGGGCTAAGTACGCGGAGCTGGTGGTGACGCGAGAGCTGGACAGGGAGGTCCAGTCCAGCTACCAGTTGCAGCTCACTGCTTCGGATGACGGCGTACCCCCCAAATCTGGCTCCACGTTGCTGAAAATTAGCGTCGTCGACTCCAACGACAACAGTCCGGCATTTGAAGCGCAGGCATATGTTATTCATTTGCTGGAAAACTCTCCTCTCGGGACTCTCCTCGTAGACTTAAACGCTACAGATCCAGATGAGGGCACCAATGGGAAGATAGTGTACTCTTTCAGCAGTCACGTCCCACCCAAAATCTTGGAAACGTTTCAGATAAATCCGGAAAATGGCCACATCACACTGATTGCAAAGGTGGACTACGAGTCCGCTTCGTCGTATGAGCTCGACGCTCAGGCTCGGGATTTGGGCCCGAACTCCATTCCGGGGCTTTGTAAAATCGTTGTGAAAGTCGTGGACGTAAATGACAACAAGCCAGAGATAAACATTAACCTGATGACACCCGGCACAGAGGAAGTGGCCTACATCGCAGAGGGGGCACCCGGAGACACCTTCGTCGCCTTGGTGCGCGTTGACGACGGCGACGCGGGGCTTAATGGCGAAGTGGTGTGCAGGCTTCATGGCCACGGTCGCTTCAGACTTGAGAAAACATATGAAAACAACTACATGATCCTCACCAATAGTTCGCTAGACCGAGAGAAGAGGTCGGAGTACAGCCTGACGGTCATAGCTGAGGACCGGGGCTCCCCGAGCCTCTCCGCGATCAAACACTTCACTGTTCAGGTGCTGGACGACAATGACAATGCTCCTCGGTTTGAGAAGAACCGCTACGAGGTGTTCAAATCTGAGAACAACTCTCCGGGAGCGTACCTGATGACAGTGGTGGCCTCTGATCCAGATCTGGGCACCAATGGCCAGGTTACATATGCCGTAGTTGATGCTCTGGTGCAGGGCAGCCCCATCTCTACGTACGTGACCGTCGATCCCTCAAGTGGCGCCATTTATGCCTTGAGGACCTTCGATCACGAGGATGTCGGTCATATCGCTTTCACCATTCGGGCACGTGACGGGGGAGCCCCTTCCCTGTCAGCCAACGCCACAGTCCTGCTTACAGTCTTGGATGAAAATGACAATGCACCTGTCATCCACTCCCCCTCCCTCCAGAATCACACTGCTGGACTTTCAGTCTGGAAGTATGCTTCTCCTGGTCAGCTGATCACAACGCTTAAAGTGACAGACCGCGATGCTGGTGCCAATGGAGAGGTGAGTTGCGCCATCGTGAGTGGAAATGAAGACGGTCTGTTTGTGATGGACGCTCGGAGATGTGAGCTCAGGACCAACGCGAGCTTAGAACAAGTGCCAAGGGACGTGATGGAGATCGGCTTAGAAGTACAGGATAGAGGTCCCAACCGACTCACCGCAGGGGCCCTCCTCAAGATCACCTTGCGGGAGAATATGGACATCCAGCATCCCACTGGCCCCGGCCACGCTTCTCATGATCTCTCCCTCGTCATCATCGTGTCTCTCGGGGCTGTCTGCGccctgctgcttgttgtaatgCTGATGTTTGCCACAGCTCGTTGCACCCGGGAAAACAAGGACCCAAAGCACAACTACAATTGCCGGCTTGCAGAAAACAGCTATCAGCAGCATCCAAAGAAGCCCACAAGGCACATACACAAGGCAGATATTACCCTGGTCCCAGCTGTCAATGGAGTTCTTCCTGCCCAGTCCCACCCACACTCCCCGTCAGCCTCCCCTCCACCCGAGAGGGGCACCCTCGGTAGCAGGCAGAGCCATCACAGCCGCCAGTCACTGAACAGTCTCGTCACCATTTGCTCCAATCACGTGGCAGAGAATTTCACCCTGGAGTTGGCCCATACCGCACCTCCTGTTGAG GGCCAGTACCAGCCACGGCCGAGTTTCAGAGGCAACAAATACACCAGGAGCTACAG ATACGCCCTGAATGAGATGGATAAATTCAGTCTCAAAGACAGTGGTCGTGGCGACAGTGACGCAGGCGACAGTGACTATGAGCCTGGCAGGGACTCACCTGTGGATAGACTCCTTGGTGAGGGACTTGCTGAACTTTATGCTGCTGACGTCCACAGAATGCACCCAG ccaTGAAGCTCTGCACTGAGGAGTGTCGTGTACTTGGTCATTCAGATCAGTGCTGGATGCCCCCATTTGCCTCCCCAGCATCTTCCTCCTCTGACTACCGAAGCAATCTCTATATTCCAGGGGAGGAAGCCTGCAAACCCACTGACCAGTCCCCAGACAAGACTCCACAGCCTTGCATTGAAAATGGATCTGGCCGGAACCGAAGCTTCTCTACCTTTGGAAAAGATCTGAGCAGAGCGAATATTGGGGAAGAGGAAGTTGAAGATGATGGTGGAGATGAGGCCAGGGATGAAGACTTTTGTGGAACTACGTCGTTGCTCTCCGAGATGAGCAGTGTTTTCCAGCGCCTGCTCCCCCAGGGTTTAGATTCATATGTCCAAGTCAATGAGAACCAGAAGGGGACTAGCCTCAGTAGTATCAGCGTACCAATGACCGGATCTTTAGATCGAAGGAGGGGCCATCTTCCAGGCAAGGCCAACCACTCTGTCTACCAGCAGGGTGTGGCAGCCTGGGCCGCCAATACTCACTTCCAGAATCCAGGAAGTGGAATCATTCCATCTGGTCACAATCAGGGCGGCAACTACCACACCCTGAAACCCCGCAACAAGCTCAGCTGTCAGAGCAGCAATCACAATAATTCACAGGTGCTCAAAAACAGCCTGGAGAATAGCAGCAGCAACCCCAAATCCCACAGCAGCTCCACGGTCACAGCAAGAGTCAGCCCCACTGTGCAGCCGTCTCAGGCTCCAGTGCCAATAGCGGTGTCCCTTCCTGGCCCTTCATCCAAGTGGCTTCCTGCTATGGAGGAAATCCCAGAAAACTATGAAGAGGACGATTTTGACTCTGTACTGAGCCATCTCCAGGGAAAACGTACTGACAGCCACCATGAGCTGGTGGATGCCAGTGAGTTGGTGGCTGAGATCAATAAACTTCTCCAGGATGTCCGGCAGAGCTAG
- the pcdh18b gene encoding protocadherin-18b isoform X1, with protein sequence MGAVGNAPPSAQLRLFLLIAALNCIACKTLKYQVYEEQRVGTVIARLKEDVAEVLSKAPSSVSFRFRAMQRGSAPLLSVREEDGEISIGSKIDREKLCEQNANCSIEFDVVTLPTEYLQLFHVAVDVLDINDNSPHFSRAIVPIDLSESASVGTRIPLDGAADADVGDNALRTYSLSPNNFFKIDVRTRTDGAKYAELVVTRELDREVQSSYQLQLTASDDGVPPKSGSTLLKISVVDSNDNSPAFEAQAYVIHLLENSPLGTLLVDLNATDPDEGTNGKIVYSFSSHVPPKILETFQINPENGHITLIAKVDYESASSYELDAQARDLGPNSIPGLCKIVVKVVDVNDNKPEININLMTPGTEEVAYIAEGAPGDTFVALVRVDDGDAGLNGEVVCRLHGHGRFRLEKTYENNYMILTNSSLDREKRSEYSLTVIAEDRGSPSLSAIKHFTVQVLDDNDNAPRFEKNRYEVFKSENNSPGAYLMTVVASDPDLGTNGQVTYAVVDALVQGSPISTYVTVDPSSGAIYALRTFDHEDVGHIAFTIRARDGGAPSLSANATVLLTVLDENDNAPVIHSPSLQNHTAGLSVWKYASPGQLITTLKVTDRDAGANGEVSCAIVSGNEDGLFVMDARRCELRTNASLEQVPRDVMEIGLEVQDRGPNRLTAGALLKITLRENMDIQHPTGPGHASHDLSLVIIVSLGAVCALLLVVMLMFATARCTRENKDPKHNYNCRLAENSYQQHPKKPTRHIHKADITLVPAVNGVLPAQSHPHSPSASPPPERGTLGSRQSHHSRQSLNSLVTICSNHVAENFTLELAHTAPPVEQVSQLLSMLHQGQYQPRPSFRGNKYTRSYRYALNEMDKFSLKDSGRGDSDAGDSDYEPGRDSPVDRLLGEGLAELYAADVHRMHPAMKLCTEECRVLGHSDQCWMPPFASPASSSSDYRSNLYIPGEEACKPTDQSPDKTPQPCIENGSGRNRSFSTFGKDLSRANIGEEEVEDDGGDEARDEDFCGTTSLLSEMSSVFQRLLPQGLDSYVQVNENQKGTSLSSISVPMTGSLDRRRGHLPGKANHSVYQQGVAAWAANTHFQNPGSGIIPSGHNQGGNYHTLKPRNKLSCQSSNHNNSQVLKNSLENSSSNPKSHSSSTVTARVSPTVQPSQAPVPIAVSLPGPSSKWLPAMEEIPENYEEDDFDSVLSHLQGKRTDSHHELVDASELVAEINKLLQDVRQS encoded by the exons ATGGGCGCCGTGGGCAACGCGCCCCCTTCTGCGCAACTGCGACTGTTCCTTCTGATCGCGGCTTTGAACTGCATCGCCTGCAAGACTTTAAAGTACCAAGTTTACGAAGAGCAACGCGTGGGCACCGTAATCGCGCGCTTAAAGGAAGACGTCGCCGAAGTTTTGTCCAAAGCGCCGAGCTCCGTGTCTTTCCGTTTCCGAGCCATGCAGCGGGGGAGCGCGCCGCTGCTGTCTGTGCGGGAGGAGGACGGCGAGATCAGCATCGGCTCCAAGATCGACCGCGAGAAGCTGTGCGAGCAAAATGCCAACTGTTCCATTGAATTCGACGTGGTCACGCTGCCGACGGAATATCTGCAGCTGTTCCACGTGGCGGTGGACGTGCTGGACATAAACGACAACTCCCCGCACTTCTCGCGCGCCATCGTGCCCATCGACCTCTCGGAGAGCGCGTCCGTGGGCACGCGCATCCCACTGGACGGCGCCGCGGACGCGGACGTCGGCGACAATGCGCTGCGCACGTACTCCCTCAGCCCCAACAACTTCTTTAAGATCGACGTCAGGACCAGGACGGACGGGGCTAAGTACGCGGAGCTGGTGGTGACGCGAGAGCTGGACAGGGAGGTCCAGTCCAGCTACCAGTTGCAGCTCACTGCTTCGGATGACGGCGTACCCCCCAAATCTGGCTCCACGTTGCTGAAAATTAGCGTCGTCGACTCCAACGACAACAGTCCGGCATTTGAAGCGCAGGCATATGTTATTCATTTGCTGGAAAACTCTCCTCTCGGGACTCTCCTCGTAGACTTAAACGCTACAGATCCAGATGAGGGCACCAATGGGAAGATAGTGTACTCTTTCAGCAGTCACGTCCCACCCAAAATCTTGGAAACGTTTCAGATAAATCCGGAAAATGGCCACATCACACTGATTGCAAAGGTGGACTACGAGTCCGCTTCGTCGTATGAGCTCGACGCTCAGGCTCGGGATTTGGGCCCGAACTCCATTCCGGGGCTTTGTAAAATCGTTGTGAAAGTCGTGGACGTAAATGACAACAAGCCAGAGATAAACATTAACCTGATGACACCCGGCACAGAGGAAGTGGCCTACATCGCAGAGGGGGCACCCGGAGACACCTTCGTCGCCTTGGTGCGCGTTGACGACGGCGACGCGGGGCTTAATGGCGAAGTGGTGTGCAGGCTTCATGGCCACGGTCGCTTCAGACTTGAGAAAACATATGAAAACAACTACATGATCCTCACCAATAGTTCGCTAGACCGAGAGAAGAGGTCGGAGTACAGCCTGACGGTCATAGCTGAGGACCGGGGCTCCCCGAGCCTCTCCGCGATCAAACACTTCACTGTTCAGGTGCTGGACGACAATGACAATGCTCCTCGGTTTGAGAAGAACCGCTACGAGGTGTTCAAATCTGAGAACAACTCTCCGGGAGCGTACCTGATGACAGTGGTGGCCTCTGATCCAGATCTGGGCACCAATGGCCAGGTTACATATGCCGTAGTTGATGCTCTGGTGCAGGGCAGCCCCATCTCTACGTACGTGACCGTCGATCCCTCAAGTGGCGCCATTTATGCCTTGAGGACCTTCGATCACGAGGATGTCGGTCATATCGCTTTCACCATTCGGGCACGTGACGGGGGAGCCCCTTCCCTGTCAGCCAACGCCACAGTCCTGCTTACAGTCTTGGATGAAAATGACAATGCACCTGTCATCCACTCCCCCTCCCTCCAGAATCACACTGCTGGACTTTCAGTCTGGAAGTATGCTTCTCCTGGTCAGCTGATCACAACGCTTAAAGTGACAGACCGCGATGCTGGTGCCAATGGAGAGGTGAGTTGCGCCATCGTGAGTGGAAATGAAGACGGTCTGTTTGTGATGGACGCTCGGAGATGTGAGCTCAGGACCAACGCGAGCTTAGAACAAGTGCCAAGGGACGTGATGGAGATCGGCTTAGAAGTACAGGATAGAGGTCCCAACCGACTCACCGCAGGGGCCCTCCTCAAGATCACCTTGCGGGAGAATATGGACATCCAGCATCCCACTGGCCCCGGCCACGCTTCTCATGATCTCTCCCTCGTCATCATCGTGTCTCTCGGGGCTGTCTGCGccctgctgcttgttgtaatgCTGATGTTTGCCACAGCTCGTTGCACCCGGGAAAACAAGGACCCAAAGCACAACTACAATTGCCGGCTTGCAGAAAACAGCTATCAGCAGCATCCAAAGAAGCCCACAAGGCACATACACAAGGCAGATATTACCCTGGTCCCAGCTGTCAATGGAGTTCTTCCTGCCCAGTCCCACCCACACTCCCCGTCAGCCTCCCCTCCACCCGAGAGGGGCACCCTCGGTAGCAGGCAGAGCCATCACAGCCGCCAGTCACTGAACAGTCTCGTCACCATTTGCTCCAATCACGTGGCAGAGAATTTCACCCTGGAGTTGGCCCATACCGCACCTCCTGTTGAG CAAGTCTCACAGCTTCTGTCCATGCTCCATCAGGGCCAGTACCAGCCACGGCCGAGTTTCAGAGGCAACAAATACACCAGGAGCTACAG ATACGCCCTGAATGAGATGGATAAATTCAGTCTCAAAGACAGTGGTCGTGGCGACAGTGACGCAGGCGACAGTGACTATGAGCCTGGCAGGGACTCACCTGTGGATAGACTCCTTGGTGAGGGACTTGCTGAACTTTATGCTGCTGACGTCCACAGAATGCACCCAG ccaTGAAGCTCTGCACTGAGGAGTGTCGTGTACTTGGTCATTCAGATCAGTGCTGGATGCCCCCATTTGCCTCCCCAGCATCTTCCTCCTCTGACTACCGAAGCAATCTCTATATTCCAGGGGAGGAAGCCTGCAAACCCACTGACCAGTCCCCAGACAAGACTCCACAGCCTTGCATTGAAAATGGATCTGGCCGGAACCGAAGCTTCTCTACCTTTGGAAAAGATCTGAGCAGAGCGAATATTGGGGAAGAGGAAGTTGAAGATGATGGTGGAGATGAGGCCAGGGATGAAGACTTTTGTGGAACTACGTCGTTGCTCTCCGAGATGAGCAGTGTTTTCCAGCGCCTGCTCCCCCAGGGTTTAGATTCATATGTCCAAGTCAATGAGAACCAGAAGGGGACTAGCCTCAGTAGTATCAGCGTACCAATGACCGGATCTTTAGATCGAAGGAGGGGCCATCTTCCAGGCAAGGCCAACCACTCTGTCTACCAGCAGGGTGTGGCAGCCTGGGCCGCCAATACTCACTTCCAGAATCCAGGAAGTGGAATCATTCCATCTGGTCACAATCAGGGCGGCAACTACCACACCCTGAAACCCCGCAACAAGCTCAGCTGTCAGAGCAGCAATCACAATAATTCACAGGTGCTCAAAAACAGCCTGGAGAATAGCAGCAGCAACCCCAAATCCCACAGCAGCTCCACGGTCACAGCAAGAGTCAGCCCCACTGTGCAGCCGTCTCAGGCTCCAGTGCCAATAGCGGTGTCCCTTCCTGGCCCTTCATCCAAGTGGCTTCCTGCTATGGAGGAAATCCCAGAAAACTATGAAGAGGACGATTTTGACTCTGTACTGAGCCATCTCCAGGGAAAACGTACTGACAGCCACCATGAGCTGGTGGATGCCAGTGAGTTGGTGGCTGAGATCAATAAACTTCTCCAGGATGTCCGGCAGAGCTAG
- the pcdh18b gene encoding protocadherin-18b isoform X3, which produces MGAVGNAPPSAQLRLFLLIAALNCIACKTLKYQVYEEQRVGTVIARLKEDVAEVLSKAPSSVSFRFRAMQRGSAPLLSVREEDGEISIGSKIDREKLCEQNANCSIEFDVVTLPTEYLQLFHVAVDVLDINDNSPHFSRAIVPIDLSESASVGTRIPLDGAADADVGDNALRTYSLSPNNFFKIDVRTRTDGAKYAELVVTRELDREVQSSYQLQLTASDDGVPPKSGSTLLKISVVDSNDNSPAFEAQAYVIHLLENSPLGTLLVDLNATDPDEGTNGKIVYSFSSHVPPKILETFQINPENGHITLIAKVDYESASSYELDAQARDLGPNSIPGLCKIVVKVVDVNDNKPEININLMTPGTEEVAYIAEGAPGDTFVALVRVDDGDAGLNGEVVCRLHGHGRFRLEKTYENNYMILTNSSLDREKRSEYSLTVIAEDRGSPSLSAIKHFTVQVLDDNDNAPRFEKNRYEVFKSENNSPGAYLMTVVASDPDLGTNGQVTYAVVDALVQGSPISTYVTVDPSSGAIYALRTFDHEDVGHIAFTIRARDGGAPSLSANATVLLTVLDENDNAPVIHSPSLQNHTAGLSVWKYASPGQLITTLKVTDRDAGANGEVSCAIVSGNEDGLFVMDARRCELRTNASLEQVPRDVMEIGLEVQDRGPNRLTAGALLKITLRENMDIQHPTGPGHASHDLSLVIIVSLGAVCALLLVVMLMFATARCTRENKDPKHNYNCRLAENSYQQHPKKPTRHIHKADITLVPAVNGVLPAQSHPHSPSASPPPERGTLGSRQSHHSRQSLNSLVTICSNHVAENFTLELAHTAPPVEQVSQLLSMLHQGQYQPRPSFRGNKYTRSYRYALNEMDKFSLKDSGRGDSDAGDSDYEPGRDSPVDRLLAMKLCTEECRVLGHSDQCWMPPFASPASSSSDYRSNLYIPGEEACKPTDQSPDKTPQPCIENGSGRNRSFSTFGKDLSRANIGEEEVEDDGGDEARDEDFCGTTSLLSEMSSVFQRLLPQGLDSYVQVNENQKGTSLSSISVPMTGSLDRRRGHLPGKANHSVYQQGVAAWAANTHFQNPGSGIIPSGHNQGGNYHTLKPRNKLSCQSSNHNNSQVLKNSLENSSSNPKSHSSSTVTARVSPTVQPSQAPVPIAVSLPGPSSKWLPAMEEIPENYEEDDFDSVLSHLQGKRTDSHHELVDASELVAEINKLLQDVRQS; this is translated from the exons ATGGGCGCCGTGGGCAACGCGCCCCCTTCTGCGCAACTGCGACTGTTCCTTCTGATCGCGGCTTTGAACTGCATCGCCTGCAAGACTTTAAAGTACCAAGTTTACGAAGAGCAACGCGTGGGCACCGTAATCGCGCGCTTAAAGGAAGACGTCGCCGAAGTTTTGTCCAAAGCGCCGAGCTCCGTGTCTTTCCGTTTCCGAGCCATGCAGCGGGGGAGCGCGCCGCTGCTGTCTGTGCGGGAGGAGGACGGCGAGATCAGCATCGGCTCCAAGATCGACCGCGAGAAGCTGTGCGAGCAAAATGCCAACTGTTCCATTGAATTCGACGTGGTCACGCTGCCGACGGAATATCTGCAGCTGTTCCACGTGGCGGTGGACGTGCTGGACATAAACGACAACTCCCCGCACTTCTCGCGCGCCATCGTGCCCATCGACCTCTCGGAGAGCGCGTCCGTGGGCACGCGCATCCCACTGGACGGCGCCGCGGACGCGGACGTCGGCGACAATGCGCTGCGCACGTACTCCCTCAGCCCCAACAACTTCTTTAAGATCGACGTCAGGACCAGGACGGACGGGGCTAAGTACGCGGAGCTGGTGGTGACGCGAGAGCTGGACAGGGAGGTCCAGTCCAGCTACCAGTTGCAGCTCACTGCTTCGGATGACGGCGTACCCCCCAAATCTGGCTCCACGTTGCTGAAAATTAGCGTCGTCGACTCCAACGACAACAGTCCGGCATTTGAAGCGCAGGCATATGTTATTCATTTGCTGGAAAACTCTCCTCTCGGGACTCTCCTCGTAGACTTAAACGCTACAGATCCAGATGAGGGCACCAATGGGAAGATAGTGTACTCTTTCAGCAGTCACGTCCCACCCAAAATCTTGGAAACGTTTCAGATAAATCCGGAAAATGGCCACATCACACTGATTGCAAAGGTGGACTACGAGTCCGCTTCGTCGTATGAGCTCGACGCTCAGGCTCGGGATTTGGGCCCGAACTCCATTCCGGGGCTTTGTAAAATCGTTGTGAAAGTCGTGGACGTAAATGACAACAAGCCAGAGATAAACATTAACCTGATGACACCCGGCACAGAGGAAGTGGCCTACATCGCAGAGGGGGCACCCGGAGACACCTTCGTCGCCTTGGTGCGCGTTGACGACGGCGACGCGGGGCTTAATGGCGAAGTGGTGTGCAGGCTTCATGGCCACGGTCGCTTCAGACTTGAGAAAACATATGAAAACAACTACATGATCCTCACCAATAGTTCGCTAGACCGAGAGAAGAGGTCGGAGTACAGCCTGACGGTCATAGCTGAGGACCGGGGCTCCCCGAGCCTCTCCGCGATCAAACACTTCACTGTTCAGGTGCTGGACGACAATGACAATGCTCCTCGGTTTGAGAAGAACCGCTACGAGGTGTTCAAATCTGAGAACAACTCTCCGGGAGCGTACCTGATGACAGTGGTGGCCTCTGATCCAGATCTGGGCACCAATGGCCAGGTTACATATGCCGTAGTTGATGCTCTGGTGCAGGGCAGCCCCATCTCTACGTACGTGACCGTCGATCCCTCAAGTGGCGCCATTTATGCCTTGAGGACCTTCGATCACGAGGATGTCGGTCATATCGCTTTCACCATTCGGGCACGTGACGGGGGAGCCCCTTCCCTGTCAGCCAACGCCACAGTCCTGCTTACAGTCTTGGATGAAAATGACAATGCACCTGTCATCCACTCCCCCTCCCTCCAGAATCACACTGCTGGACTTTCAGTCTGGAAGTATGCTTCTCCTGGTCAGCTGATCACAACGCTTAAAGTGACAGACCGCGATGCTGGTGCCAATGGAGAGGTGAGTTGCGCCATCGTGAGTGGAAATGAAGACGGTCTGTTTGTGATGGACGCTCGGAGATGTGAGCTCAGGACCAACGCGAGCTTAGAACAAGTGCCAAGGGACGTGATGGAGATCGGCTTAGAAGTACAGGATAGAGGTCCCAACCGACTCACCGCAGGGGCCCTCCTCAAGATCACCTTGCGGGAGAATATGGACATCCAGCATCCCACTGGCCCCGGCCACGCTTCTCATGATCTCTCCCTCGTCATCATCGTGTCTCTCGGGGCTGTCTGCGccctgctgcttgttgtaatgCTGATGTTTGCCACAGCTCGTTGCACCCGGGAAAACAAGGACCCAAAGCACAACTACAATTGCCGGCTTGCAGAAAACAGCTATCAGCAGCATCCAAAGAAGCCCACAAGGCACATACACAAGGCAGATATTACCCTGGTCCCAGCTGTCAATGGAGTTCTTCCTGCCCAGTCCCACCCACACTCCCCGTCAGCCTCCCCTCCACCCGAGAGGGGCACCCTCGGTAGCAGGCAGAGCCATCACAGCCGCCAGTCACTGAACAGTCTCGTCACCATTTGCTCCAATCACGTGGCAGAGAATTTCACCCTGGAGTTGGCCCATACCGCACCTCCTGTTGAG CAAGTCTCACAGCTTCTGTCCATGCTCCATCAGGGCCAGTACCAGCCACGGCCGAGTTTCAGAGGCAACAAATACACCAGGAGCTACAG ATACGCCCTGAATGAGATGGATAAATTCAGTCTCAAAGACAGTGGTCGTGGCGACAGTGACGCAGGCGACAGTGACTATGAGCCTGGCAGGGACTCACCTGTGGATAGACTCCTTG ccaTGAAGCTCTGCACTGAGGAGTGTCGTGTACTTGGTCATTCAGATCAGTGCTGGATGCCCCCATTTGCCTCCCCAGCATCTTCCTCCTCTGACTACCGAAGCAATCTCTATATTCCAGGGGAGGAAGCCTGCAAACCCACTGACCAGTCCCCAGACAAGACTCCACAGCCTTGCATTGAAAATGGATCTGGCCGGAACCGAAGCTTCTCTACCTTTGGAAAAGATCTGAGCAGAGCGAATATTGGGGAAGAGGAAGTTGAAGATGATGGTGGAGATGAGGCCAGGGATGAAGACTTTTGTGGAACTACGTCGTTGCTCTCCGAGATGAGCAGTGTTTTCCAGCGCCTGCTCCCCCAGGGTTTAGATTCATATGTCCAAGTCAATGAGAACCAGAAGGGGACTAGCCTCAGTAGTATCAGCGTACCAATGACCGGATCTTTAGATCGAAGGAGGGGCCATCTTCCAGGCAAGGCCAACCACTCTGTCTACCAGCAGGGTGTGGCAGCCTGGGCCGCCAATACTCACTTCCAGAATCCAGGAAGTGGAATCATTCCATCTGGTCACAATCAGGGCGGCAACTACCACACCCTGAAACCCCGCAACAAGCTCAGCTGTCAGAGCAGCAATCACAATAATTCACAGGTGCTCAAAAACAGCCTGGAGAATAGCAGCAGCAACCCCAAATCCCACAGCAGCTCCACGGTCACAGCAAGAGTCAGCCCCACTGTGCAGCCGTCTCAGGCTCCAGTGCCAATAGCGGTGTCCCTTCCTGGCCCTTCATCCAAGTGGCTTCCTGCTATGGAGGAAATCCCAGAAAACTATGAAGAGGACGATTTTGACTCTGTACTGAGCCATCTCCAGGGAAAACGTACTGACAGCCACCATGAGCTGGTGGATGCCAGTGAGTTGGTGGCTGAGATCAATAAACTTCTCCAGGATGTCCGGCAGAGCTAG